The following coding sequences lie in one Oceaniferula marina genomic window:
- a CDS encoding substrate-binding domain-containing protein, with protein sequence HWEKIEEELSALPRPLALMIQNDYLAVTLLQKLEDLGVRVPEEVAVIGADNDELHCVPTTISITSVDDDLDQIGYTAAQTLDRMMDGEEVSELILVPPKEVVVRSSTDTIAISHEPTAKALAYIRKNFCDSISIDLLAERCGMSRRRLEDAFKKYVGRTMAAEIQRLRHDNVKRFLKKTDLKLNAIAHECGYADGAHLSKSFKKQELITPQLYRLSQR encoded by the coding sequence CACTGGGAAAAAATTGAGGAGGAGTTGTCGGCTTTGCCAAGACCGTTGGCCTTGATGATTCAAAATGATTATTTGGCGGTCACTCTATTGCAAAAGCTTGAGGATCTGGGCGTAAGGGTGCCCGAAGAAGTGGCTGTAATCGGAGCGGATAATGATGAGCTTCACTGTGTCCCAACTACGATATCGATTACAAGTGTGGATGATGATCTGGATCAGATCGGTTACACTGCGGCTCAGACACTCGACCGGATGATGGATGGTGAAGAAGTCTCCGAACTTATACTTGTTCCCCCCAAGGAGGTTGTAGTTAGGAGTTCTACGGATACCATTGCTATTTCGCATGAACCCACAGCCAAAGCACTTGCCTATATTCGGAAAAATTTCTGCGATTCTATCAGTATCGATCTACTAGCTGAACGTTGTGGTATGAGTCGAAGGCGTTTGGAAGACGCCTTTAAAAAATATGTCGGGCGAACGATGGCAGCTGAAATACAGAGGCTACGTCATGACAATGTGAAACGATTCCTCAAGAAGACTGACCTGAAACTTAACGCCATTGCGCATGAGTGTGGATACGCAGATGGTGCTCATTTGAGTAAATCATTCAAAAAGCAAGAGTTGATCACTCCACAGCTTTATCGTTTGAGCCAACGAT